Proteins from one Cryptomeria japonica chromosome 4, Sugi_1.0, whole genome shotgun sequence genomic window:
- the LOC131062542 gene encoding small ribosomal subunit protein uS9 → MAAVESVQCFGRKKTAVAVTHCKRGRGLIKINGCPIELVEPEILRYKAFEPILLLGRQRFSGVDMRIRVKGGGHTSQIYAIRQSVAKALVAFYQKYVDEQAKKEIKDILGRYDRTLLVADPRRCEPKKFGGRGARARFQKSYR, encoded by the coding sequence ATGGCCGCAGTGGAGTCGGTGCAGTGCTTTGGGCGGAAGAAGACAGCGGTGGCGGTGACACATTGCAAGCGTGGGCGAGGATTGATAAAGATCAATGGATGCCCGATAGAGCTGGTAGAGCCAGAGATCCTGCGCTACAAGGCGTTTGAGCCCATCCTGCTGCTGGGCCGGCAGCGCTTCAGTGGTGTAGATATGCGCATCCGAGTTAAGGGCGGTGGCCACACCTCGCAGATCTACGCCATCCGCCAGAGCGTGGCGAAGGCCCTCGTTGCCTTCTATCAGAAGTACGTGGACGAGCAGGCTAAGAAGGAGATTAAGGACATCCTCGGCCGCTATGACCGCACGCTGCTCGTCGCTGATCCTCGCCGCTGCGAGCCTAAGAAGTTCGGTGGTCGCGGTGCTCGTGCCCGTTTCCAGAAGTCATACCGTTAA